A window from Sporolituus thermophilus DSM 23256 encodes these proteins:
- a CDS encoding DcrB-related protein — MGRVIMVLTLVLLTGAACPAAEAKVFRQYDHRLQFTVPDDWECTSQSPHQFLAMFAAPEMRYEINTLTLVHQTLPAHYTLTDYVVSTVASQEKMLWQYRLLDKQLLDNAYAPYYRLAFTWRLSWEQQYFVLQMIICRYPDVYVLTGTCPASLREVYEPLFQRVFDSFAFVG; from the coding sequence ATGGGCAGGGTAATTATGGTGCTGACGCTGGTGCTATTGACCGGCGCGGCCTGTCCGGCAGCCGAAGCCAAGGTGTTCCGCCAATACGACCACCGGCTGCAATTTACGGTGCCGGACGACTGGGAGTGCACCAGTCAGTCGCCGCACCAGTTTTTGGCCATGTTCGCGGCGCCGGAAATGCGTTATGAAATTAACACGCTTACGTTAGTGCATCAAACACTGCCGGCCCATTATACGCTTACCGATTATGTAGTGAGCACGGTGGCCAGCCAGGAGAAAATGCTCTGGCAGTATCGGCTGCTGGACAAGCAGCTGCTCGACAACGCTTACGCGCCTTATTACCGGTTGGCTTTTACCTGGCGCCTGTCGTGGGAACAGCAGTACTTCGTGCTGCAAATGATTATCTGCCGGTATCCCGACGTCTACGTGCTGACCGGCACCTGTCCCGCTTCGCTGCGTGAGGTATACGAACCGCTGTTTCAGCGCGTGTTTGATAGCTTTGCCTTCGTCGGCTAG
- a CDS encoding penicillin-binding protein translates to MAKLADTPRKRIFWFIFGIIAALVALGGRIAWIQFVQGDRLAEKVRYQLQDSLVLQSPRGAIFDRGGRPLAISSMAKSLYVNPDHFKQAGQDANAVAALLAPHLGLPAAEIKERLTVNGSFIWLKRALEPEAANAVAALIKEHGLKGFDFVEESKRYYPNDSLAAHVLGFVGTDDRGLEGIEHALDKLIRGERQRQIIETDSYGTPIFKSIFALKPPQPGKSVYLTIDSTIQFIVEQSLDKAMAKTKAKGATVIVMNPRTGEILAMASRPTYNPNQFGRYSANERKNRAISIVYEPGSTFKAIVAAAALQEGLVRPDERFVDQGYIEVAGRRIKNWSGDSYGPVTFTDIIKNSINTGFVQVGMRLGAVRLNDYARHFGFGQATGIELPGEEDGILFNPREMRETDLATMSIGQSIAVTPLQLLTAMAAIANDGVLLKPHIVKEIHDENGKVVSTNPTMPVRQVVSPETARALTAMLEKVVAEGGGQKAAVPGYRFAGKTGTAERLKEGGGGYEAGHYIASFAGFGPVEDPQVVALVVIDDPAGAYYGGEIAAPVFSEIMIQVMRHLNIRPTTDLALPQPKPAKPAIVPGGEAAKGEKRPAPPGKVVVPDLRGKSMREVARELSQAGLALAPVGTGVAVGQGTPANTVVDPGTEITVYFEPQ, encoded by the coding sequence ATGGCAAAACTGGCGGATACGCCGCGCAAACGCATCTTTTGGTTTATTTTCGGTATCATTGCCGCCCTGGTGGCGCTCGGCGGGCGCATCGCCTGGATCCAGTTTGTGCAGGGCGACCGGCTGGCGGAAAAAGTACGCTATCAGCTGCAGGACAGCCTGGTGCTGCAATCGCCGCGGGGTGCGATTTTCGACCGCGGCGGCCGGCCGCTTGCGATTAGCAGCATGGCTAAGTCGCTGTATGTTAATCCTGACCATTTTAAACAGGCCGGGCAGGACGCCAATGCCGTGGCCGCGCTGCTGGCGCCGCATCTGGGCCTGCCGGCCGCGGAAATCAAGGAGCGCCTGACAGTAAACGGCAGCTTCATCTGGCTTAAGCGGGCGCTCGAGCCGGAAGCGGCTAACGCTGTGGCGGCCCTGATCAAGGAGCATGGCCTCAAGGGGTTCGATTTTGTCGAAGAAAGCAAGCGCTATTACCCTAATGACAGCTTGGCCGCCCATGTCTTGGGTTTTGTCGGGACCGACGACCGCGGCCTGGAGGGTATTGAGCATGCGCTGGACAAGCTTATCAGAGGCGAGCGGCAGCGGCAAATTATCGAAACAGACAGCTATGGCACGCCGATTTTTAAGTCCATCTTTGCGCTCAAGCCCCCTCAGCCGGGCAAGAGTGTCTATCTTACCATTGACAGCACCATTCAGTTTATTGTCGAGCAGAGCCTCGACAAGGCCATGGCGAAGACCAAGGCCAAAGGGGCCACGGTAATTGTCATGAATCCCCGTACTGGCGAGATTTTAGCCATGGCCAGCCGGCCGACCTATAACCCCAACCAGTTTGGGCGGTATAGCGCGAATGAGCGCAAGAACCGCGCTATATCCATCGTTTATGAGCCCGGTTCCACCTTTAAGGCGATCGTGGCCGCCGCTGCCCTGCAGGAAGGGCTGGTGCGCCCGGACGAACGCTTTGTGGATCAAGGCTATATTGAGGTGGCCGGCCGACGCATCAAAAACTGGAGCGGCGATAGCTACGGCCCGGTCACGTTTACCGACATCATTAAAAATTCAATCAATACCGGCTTCGTCCAGGTCGGCATGCGCCTGGGCGCCGTGCGGCTTAATGATTATGCCCGCCACTTCGGGTTTGGCCAGGCGACCGGGATTGAACTGCCGGGGGAGGAAGACGGCATTCTCTTTAACCCGCGGGAAATGCGCGAAACCGACTTAGCCACCATGTCCATCGGCCAGAGCATCGCCGTTACGCCGCTGCAATTACTCACCGCCATGGCGGCGATAGCCAATGACGGCGTACTGTTAAAACCGCATATTGTCAAGGAAATTCACGATGAAAACGGCAAAGTGGTCAGTACTAACCCCACCATGCCGGTACGGCAGGTAGTCAGCCCGGAGACGGCCCGGGCGCTTACCGCCATGCTGGAAAAAGTAGTCGCTGAGGGCGGCGGGCAAAAAGCAGCCGTCCCCGGCTACCGTTTTGCCGGCAAGACAGGGACGGCCGAACGGCTAAAAGAAGGAGGCGGCGGCTACGAGGCCGGCCACTATATTGCCTCGTTTGCCGGCTTTGGTCCGGTCGAGGATCCGCAAGTTGTCGCGTTGGTTGTTATTGACGACCCGGCAGGCGCATACTATGGCGGGGAGATTGCCGCGCCGGTCTTTAGTGAGATTATGATCCAGGTCATGCGTCATCTAAATATTCGTCCCACAACCGACCTTGCTCTGCCGCAGCCTAAGCCGGCCAAACCGGCTATTGTCCCCGGCGGGGAAGCGGCCAAAGGCGAAAAGCGTCCGGCGCCGCCGGGCAAGGTGGTAGTACCTGACCTGCGCGGCAAGTCGATGCGGGAAGTGGCGCGCGAGCTTAGCCAGGCCGGTCTGGCCTTGGCGCCGGTCGGGACAGGCGTGGCCGTCGGGCAGGGTACGCCGGCCAATACCGTCGTTGACCCCGGTACGGAGATTACCGTTTATTTTGAGCCGCAATAA
- the polX gene encoding DNA polymerase/3'-5' exonuclease PolX, protein MADAYVLAKMFAEMAVLLELKGENTFKIRAYENAARALKELSADLAELAAQGRLQGIKGIGKTMTQHIKEYIETGRVTYYEELRGQVPPVLFELVKIPGLGPKKALLLHEQLGINSVGELEYACRENRLKTLSGFGEKSQEKILAGIDFLKKYQGRFLLGDAWPVAEKIAEYLRQHAAVLQAAVAGSIRRRAETVKNIDIVVATDDAEAVADIVIAMPGVQRVISRGVMEIRVLLTTGMELAVRSVKPAAYPTALHHYTGSKEHLDRLRAVAGEQGWRIDEHGVTDATGRRQTVTGEEDLYHRLGLAYIPPELREGLDEVRLAAARRLPDLVTTQDIRGVFHVHTVYSDGTATIAEMARSAQARGWQYIGIADHSQSAVYAHGLRVETVRQQRREIERLNAANSDFTILAGIESDILPDGSLDYPDEVLAEFDFVIASVHSAFRLSEAEMTRRIVRAMENPYVTILGHPTGRILLARDGYALDLEEVISAAAGTGTVIEINASPYRLDLDWRWCRRAKEKGVLFSVNPDAHAQDELDYLDYGLAMARKAGLTAADILTSRALPELMPLLGRKRAGRGP, encoded by the coding sequence ATGGCTGATGCCTATGTTTTGGCCAAAATGTTCGCCGAAATGGCAGTGCTATTAGAACTCAAAGGAGAAAACACGTTTAAAATCCGGGCCTATGAAAACGCGGCCCGCGCACTTAAAGAGCTGAGCGCCGACCTGGCCGAGCTGGCGGCCCAGGGGCGGCTGCAGGGCATCAAGGGCATTGGCAAAACCATGACCCAGCATATCAAAGAGTATATCGAAACCGGACGGGTAACCTATTATGAAGAGCTGCGGGGCCAGGTGCCGCCTGTGCTCTTTGAACTGGTAAAAATCCCCGGCCTCGGGCCGAAAAAGGCGCTACTCCTCCACGAACAGCTGGGTATTAATTCGGTCGGCGAACTGGAATACGCCTGCCGGGAAAACCGCTTGAAAACGCTGAGCGGCTTCGGGGAAAAATCGCAGGAGAAGATACTCGCGGGCATTGACTTTCTCAAAAAGTATCAGGGCCGGTTCCTACTCGGCGATGCCTGGCCGGTGGCGGAAAAAATCGCCGAGTACCTGCGCCAGCATGCGGCCGTCCTGCAGGCGGCGGTAGCGGGCAGCATCCGCCGCCGGGCGGAGACGGTGAAAAATATTGATATTGTTGTCGCCACCGATGATGCTGAGGCGGTAGCCGACATCGTTATCGCCATGCCGGGCGTACAGCGGGTAATCAGCCGGGGGGTAATGGAAATCAGGGTGCTGCTGACGACCGGCATGGAGCTGGCTGTGCGCAGCGTCAAGCCGGCAGCGTATCCCACGGCCCTGCACCATTACACCGGCAGCAAAGAGCACCTCGACCGGCTGCGGGCGGTGGCCGGCGAGCAGGGGTGGCGCATTGATGAACACGGGGTAACCGATGCGACGGGCCGGCGCCAGACAGTTACCGGCGAAGAAGACCTTTATCACCGGCTTGGGCTAGCTTACATTCCACCCGAGCTGCGTGAAGGCCTGGACGAAGTCCGCCTGGCGGCGGCGCGCCGCCTTCCCGACTTGGTAACCACCCAGGATATTCGCGGCGTCTTTCATGTCCATACCGTCTACTCCGATGGTACGGCGACTATTGCCGAAATGGCGCGAAGCGCCCAGGCGCGGGGCTGGCAATACATCGGCATTGCCGACCATAGCCAATCGGCCGTCTACGCCCATGGCCTGCGGGTGGAAACGGTGCGCCAGCAGCGGCGGGAAATCGAACGTCTCAATGCGGCAAACAGCGATTTTACCATTCTCGCCGGGATTGAGAGCGACATTCTGCCCGATGGCTCGCTCGACTATCCGGATGAGGTGCTGGCCGAGTTTGATTTTGTCATTGCCTCGGTCCATTCGGCCTTCCGCCTGAGTGAAGCGGAAATGACGCGCCGGATTGTGCGGGCCATGGAAAACCCTTATGTGACCATACTGGGTCACCCCACCGGCCGCATTTTGCTCGCCCGCGACGGCTATGCCCTCGATTTGGAAGAAGTTATTAGCGCCGCGGCCGGTACCGGCACGGTGATCGAAATTAATGCCAGCCCCTACCGCCTCGACCTTGACTGGCGATGGTGCCGGCGCGCGAAAGAAAAGGGCGTCCTTTTTTCCGTTAACCCCGATGCCCACGCCCAGGACGAACTGGATTATCTTGACTACGGCCTGGCGATGGCGCGTAAGGCCGGCCTGACGGCCGCCGACATCTTGACCAGCCGTGCGCTCCCTGAACTAATGCCGCTGCTTGGCCGCAAGCGGGCCGGACGCGGACCATAG
- a CDS encoding alpha/beta-type small acid-soluble spore protein translates to MARSRKPVNPAAENALDRMKFEVASELGIAERVRQSGWNTMTSADCGRVGGHMVRRMIEQYESSLAGTSATTASTGTTTASTGTMTAKNDINS, encoded by the coding sequence GTGGCAAGAAGCAGAAAACCTGTTAATCCGGCAGCGGAAAATGCGCTCGACCGCATGAAGTTCGAGGTGGCTTCCGAGCTCGGCATTGCGGAAAGAGTGCGCCAAAGCGGCTGGAATACCATGACGTCTGCCGACTGCGGACGTGTTGGCGGTCACATGGTCCGCCGGATGATCGAGCAGTATGAAAGCAGCCTTGCCGGTACCAGCGCCACTACTGCCTCGACCGGAACCACGACTGCCTCGACAGGAACCATGACTGCCAAGAACGATATCAATTCCTAG
- a CDS encoding formate--tetrahydrofolate ligase, translating to MLSDIEIAQAAKMRPIDQIAGELGIDADYVEHYGRYKAKIALDFYDKVAGRPDGKLILVTAITPTPAGEGKSTTTVGLAQAIAKLGHKVAVALREPSLGPCMGVKGGAAGGGYSQVVPMEDINLHFTGDLHAVGSAHNLLAAIIDNHIHQGNALGIDPRRITWRRVVDMNDRALRSIVIGLGGKAHGVPREDGYDITVASEVMAILCLATDLDDLKERLARIIVGYSYDNKPVTVGMLKVQGAMAALLKDAIKPNLVQTLEHVPAFIHGGPFANIAHGCNSVMATRLALKTADYVVTEAGFGADLGAEKFFDIKCRYAGLNPEAAVVVATVRALKMHGGVARAALTAPDADAVRRGAANLEKHVENVRKFGVSAVVAVNIFPTDTPDELAAVVEVCDRIGVPVALSNVWAEGGQGGIELAEKVLAAANSGESRFTPLYPLDMPLADKVRVIAREIYGADDVAFTKEAAKTIADLEAMGYGRLPVCMAKTQYSFSDDPTLLGRPEGFTITVRQARVSAGAGFVVMLTGEIMTMPGLPKVPAAEKIDIDKSGRITGLF from the coding sequence GTGCTGAGCGACATCGAAATCGCCCAGGCCGCGAAAATGCGCCCGATCGACCAGATCGCGGGTGAACTGGGTATTGACGCCGATTATGTGGAACACTACGGCCGGTATAAGGCGAAAATTGCCCTCGACTTCTATGACAAGGTAGCCGGCCGACCGGACGGCAAACTTATTCTGGTAACGGCGATTACGCCGACGCCGGCCGGCGAAGGCAAGTCGACCACTACCGTCGGCCTGGCTCAGGCCATTGCCAAACTGGGCCATAAAGTGGCCGTGGCGTTGCGCGAGCCGTCGCTCGGCCCTTGCATGGGCGTTAAGGGAGGCGCCGCCGGCGGCGGTTATTCCCAGGTTGTGCCCATGGAGGACATTAATTTGCATTTTACCGGCGATCTGCATGCCGTTGGCAGCGCTCACAATTTGCTGGCGGCAATTATTGACAACCATATTCACCAGGGTAATGCTCTCGGCATTGACCCGCGGCGCATTACTTGGCGGCGGGTGGTCGACATGAACGACCGGGCGCTGAGAAGCATCGTTATCGGCCTGGGCGGCAAAGCCCACGGCGTGCCTCGGGAAGACGGCTACGACATTACCGTTGCCTCGGAGGTTATGGCCATCCTGTGCCTGGCCACCGATTTAGATGATCTCAAAGAGCGCCTGGCGCGCATCATTGTCGGTTACAGTTATGACAACAAGCCCGTCACCGTGGGGATGCTCAAGGTGCAGGGGGCGATGGCGGCCTTGCTGAAAGATGCCATTAAGCCCAACCTGGTGCAGACGCTGGAGCATGTGCCGGCGTTCATTCATGGCGGGCCCTTTGCCAATATCGCCCATGGCTGCAATAGCGTCATGGCCACCCGCCTGGCGCTGAAGACCGCGGACTATGTTGTTACCGAGGCGGGCTTCGGTGCTGACCTGGGGGCCGAAAAGTTTTTTGACATCAAGTGCCGCTATGCCGGTCTTAACCCCGAAGCGGCCGTGGTGGTTGCTACGGTAAGAGCGCTGAAGATGCACGGCGGGGTCGCGCGGGCGGCGCTGACCGCGCCGGATGCCGACGCAGTCAGACGCGGTGCGGCGAATCTCGAAAAGCACGTCGAGAATGTGCGCAAGTTCGGCGTCTCGGCCGTGGTGGCGGTTAATATCTTTCCTACCGATACCCCGGACGAACTGGCGGCCGTGGTCGAAGTTTGCGACCGCATCGGCGTGCCGGTCGCTCTGTCCAATGTCTGGGCCGAAGGCGGCCAGGGCGGGATCGAACTGGCGGAAAAGGTGCTGGCCGCGGCTAACAGCGGCGAAAGCCGGTTTACGCCACTTTACCCGCTGGATATGCCGCTGGCCGACAAAGTGCGCGTCATTGCCCGCGAAATCTACGGCGCGGACGATGTCGCGTTTACCAAGGAAGCGGCCAAGACCATTGCCGACCTGGAGGCCATGGGTTATGGCCGGCTGCCGGTCTGCATGGCCAAGACGCAATATTCCTTCTCGGACGACCCGACCCTGCTCGGCCGGCCGGAAGGCTTCACCATCACCGTGCGGCAGGCGCGGGTATCGGCCGGCGCCGGTTTCGTCGTCATGCTGACCGGCGAAATTATGACTATGCCAGGACTTCCGAAAGTACCGGCCGCCGAGAAGATTGATATCGACAAGAGCGGCCGCATTACCGGTTTGTTCTAA